ctCAGGGGGAACAGGTATGTTTCGGGCTGGCTCCCAGCCTTTAAATTCCTTACAAACACGCAGACAGATCATGACAGAGCTCCTTGATTAGAGCAATGACAGAATCAAAGTCAAGGGAGCCTGCGACAAGAAAGGAGGGTAATTTAATCCCAGTGTAAGGGGTGAGTGAGTACACACGGTCAGGAAAGCCTTTTTCGCGAGAGGCGAGGTTAATGAGGTAGGTGAttttattacccccattttacagataagaaatattaaagtcaAAGAAACTTACTTACTTAAGGCTGCATAGCTACTGAGGGAGCCAGATTTATACTCCAGGGCATTTGGTTTATAAAACACCTTTTTTTGGTCTCGTTGACTACTACTAAGATCACTTCCCCTGACTCTGTTTCCCTTTAACGTACCTTGAAATCTTCTCAGCTACGTTGTGGTCACTCTCCTGAAAGCTGGGTTCAGCTGTGAATTCTATCAGGCTCTGAGAAGGTCTGTGACAGTCTCTATCCGAGGGAACAGCTGTTCTGGAGAGCTCCTCTCTCTTAGAATCGTACTCCCCTTAAAAGTTAGTCCCCAAAGTGGCAGCTCTAGGTGCCACGCCCATGGAGATGGGAATAATAACCGCCCGCTCAAGATATAATGGGCTGTCGAGAACACAGGCTACAGGGCtcaacacagggcctggcacagagactGTGCTCCACAAGTATTCCATGCCTTGACCTCATCCCTTTCCTTCCGATCAAGGGAAAGGTCACTGTCAACCTCTTCAAGCAGAGGTTCAATTTCTACTACGGAGAATGTTTCTTCTCTCCCTTATTTTTGGTTGGATTTTGGTGCATGGCAGTTAACGGTTGTGTCAGCTAGCTTTTGATGCATAACAGACAACCCTCAAATTGAGTGACTTTAAACAACAACCAATTCTGTTGCTCACAATTCTGCAGGTCAGCAGTTTCAGCCAGGCTCAGCTGAGTGGTCCTTATGCATAAGAAGGCTTGCTTGTGCAACTGTGGTCAGAGCCTTGTCAGCTAGGTGGCTCTGCTGGGAGCCGGGTGGTCTAGGATGGTCTTACCCACCTTTCTGGCAATGGGTTCACTGTCAGCTGGGATGAAAGGGATGCATGGGCCAGGGTCTCTCATCATCCACCTAGCCAGGGCCTCAGCACATTGTCGTCACCTTGTTTCAAGAGCGGCGAGAGAGTGCAAGTACTTTTTAATTCTCTGCTTGCTTCACACTTGCTACTAGTCCCATGGGACAAAGCAAGTTCCATCGCCAAGGCCAAGGACAATGGGGGAGGAGATACAGGCCTGCACAAATGGCAGTTGTTACTGTAAGACTCTACCACTACGCTGGTTTACGAAATAACCTTGTTCATCACCACAGAAATATTTACCTATGGATAAACCAGACAGTGGAATGCCAGTCTCTCAAAAATGATTTTGACTCTTCTTTAGAAGAAGTCATAACCATCTTGCTCTATGGGTCTAACAggtgaataataaaattattttatgaaattctgggggaaaaaaactaatttgaaatttttctcgTCATTGTACTAAACTTGTAAGTTGTGGATGTCTTATCCCGAAACACGCTATGACTTTGCCAGTGGGAATCCAGCCTGTACATCTTTCCTGATTATAGTGCTGCTATTGCTCTCCCTTCCAACAAATGCGCCCCAAGCAGACGCATATTGCAGAGGCATAATGTGATGGAGAAGTGATGGCATAGACCAGAAAACGGCAGCTCTACCGAGACAAGGAGATAGTACCTGGTAACCGTAAAGCAGACTTGTGACGTGGCGGGGGCCTAGTTGGGCAACCCTTCCCCCCAGACACCAGCCAAATCCCCAGCTTTGCGAGAGTTCCTCTTGGTTTATTCGAATCATCTTTCAAAGCTGAGTacaagttttatcattttctacTACAGTGTCCTAACCATATGTTTTTAGGATCCCttgctactttatttattttgtggtgGCTGATAGTGCTACTGTGAATGTCATCATTTCCCCATCCTATTTTTTACACGATTACTGCTGGCATACATGGAAGCTcttggtatttcaaatatcaacaTTTCATTCTGCCACTTAaaggaattcatttttatatcGTTTCTTAGGTGTTTCCCAAGAACATATTCATATCATCTGCCAATAATGACAATTTCGTCTTCTTTACCAAAATGACAGATCTTTTCTCTTTACAATCTCACACACTGGAAAGAATGTCTAAAACGATATTTAAGAATATTGGTGATAATAGGTATATTTGCCTAGATCCTGACTGTAATGGATTTTTTCCTAGTTGTCGAACActatctgtgtatgtgtgcgtaCGGACCCACCGAGGAATACAGCTAGCTGACATCTATTTTCCTAGTTCGTTTTGAATCATGAGCTGTCGTCCTCCTTCAAATGTTCCTTGATCGTCCACATATCGTTAACAGACGATCAGTTGCGGTAGTGTCTCTACTGGTTGCAGTCCTTCTCATTACGCCTCCGTCTTGCCATTTTCTTCGTATACCACCCGTACCTGTATTTATGTCATGTTATGCTCTAGATATTGCAGCTGTGTTGCCACCGGGAACAGGATCATTTTTACGAGCTATTTTGGGCATAAATGGAGGGTAGCAGACCCTTGGGAAGCTGAACTACCTTGTTATTTAAAAACTGGACTGTAAGTTTCATGACTCCTTTCCACTTACCTTTCAGGTTCAATTTCCCCTCGATGAAGGGGTTATTTCACCAGAAAAGTGAGTTTTCATAATCCTGCTTGGCTGATGCCAGCCAGAGGGTCTGTGgggaagacagagacaaagatgCCTAAGCTGCAATAGGGCAAAAGTTAGGAGACATCAGAGGTCTTCTCCATAAGGCTACTGTTAGAGCAGGGAAACAATATACAAGGAAAAATatagaaggagagggaaggctTGAGGTTGTTAGATTTTTGGCTGTGGGGGGCCACTTCTTGGCCAAGAGGACAGGATGACCAGAGAGGTGAGAGAGCACCAAGTGGCCTTGCTGGAGTCCCCGTCCCACGCCAGGGGCCTTCCAAAAACCAAAATGTAAAGCATGAAGAGATTTCCACAGGCGTGTCTTCCAAAACCCCAACCGGTACTTATCAACGAGAAAGAGAGAAGGGCGGAGTGTGCGGAGGATCGAGGTTCTCGGGACTTAATCAAACACTACTCGGGGGGTTCTCCAGTTGTTGGGCGAATATGGCTCAAAGTGCAAAGGGCTGAACCAAGTAAGGCAAGGagtttactgatgaggaaactgaggaacagaagtTAGGTAAGATGTCAAGAGGGGCTCAAGACAAGTGTTAAGCAACGGGCTGTGCCAAGATGCCTGGCAAGGTGAAGAACCtgttgaagaaagaaaactgtatgACATGACTCAGCAGAGATTAGGTCCTGTTTTGCCAAGAATACCGAGGATCGTTTTGACAAAACTGGGGCCTTGCTCTAAATAAGCCGGTCCTATTCATCGTGGGCGATGGTGATGACGATGCCCTTGATCTTACTGCGTGTAAAAGGactgcgcgtgtgtgtgtgtttcctgcaACCTGGTGGGGTGAGGAGAAACGTCCGGCCACGCCACAGCCACGTTCAGCTCTAAGGCACACGTGGAAAGAACCTGGGCCCAAGGCACAATGCGGTGAATTGAACCCTGGGGGAAGGAGATTCCCAGCCTGAGGCGCGCGGGGCGCCTGCGCAGTGGGCCCCAGGCGCTGCGCGCTGCGGGAGCCGCGagacccccgcccccgcccccgcccccgcccccgcccccgcccctcgcccGCCAACGTGAACGCGCACGCGAATGGAGACGCGAACGCGCACGCGAATGCGCCTCACCTCGCTCAACCCCTGCCCGGGCggctgagcagggagggaggcgcGCGCCCTACCTGCTGAGGGGGCCGCGGGTGGGCTGTGTGCAGAGTGGCGGGctccccggcggcggcggcggctgcggcggcggctgcggcggcggctgcggcagCGCCACCTCCTCCCTTCGGGCGTCTGCGCTCGGGACCCTCCGCCGCGCGAGGGACGGACTGACTGACGTACctcgcccgcccccgcccccgcctcatCTTCCCCTAGGCTCCGGGGCTCCCCGGCTGAGGCGCCTCTCTCTCCCCGCCCCTCGCCCTCGGCCCTTCCTCTCCCGGCACCTCGGGCGGCGGCGGCCAGAGCAGCAGCGAGCGGCGGGAGCAGGCGGCCTCGAGGATGAAGTGCAAGCCGAACCAGACGCGGACCTACGACCCGGAGGGGTTCAAGAAGCGGGCGGCGTGCCTGTGCTTCCGGAGCGAGCGCGAGGACGAGGTGCTGTTAGTGAGCAGCAGTCGGTACCCGGACCGCTGGATCGTGCCGGGCGGGGGCATGGAGCCCGAGGAGGAGCCGGGCGGCGCGGCAGTCCGAGAGGTGTACGAAGAGGCGGGAGTCAAGGGGAAGTTAGGCCGGCTCCTGGGCATTTTCGAACAGAACCAAGATCGCAAGCACCGAACGTACGTGTATGTACTGACTGTCACTGAGATTCTGGAGGATTGGGAAGATTCGGTTAGCATTGGGAGGAAGCGAGAGTGGTTCAAAATCGAAGATGCGATCAAGGTTCTCCAGTGCCACAAGCCCGTGCATGCCGAATATCTGGAAAAACTAAAGCTGGGCGGTTCCCCAACCAATGGAAACTCCGTGGCCCCGTCCCCGCCAGAGAGCGATCCCTAGTATGTACGGCTCCTGCACAGACTTCTGCTTTCCGCCTCCCTTAGAATAAATAGTGGCCGGAGCACCCCTGTGCCGTGTGCGGTCTTCGGGGCGGAGGGAggcttcttttgtttccttggcAGACCTCTGAATCACGCTTGCAGACCGCCTCagttgccaggcactgttttcaATTTGCGCGTTTTTCAGATGCTTTGAAAATCGCTTCTGGTAGCGCTGTAACATATTTCGGAAAGCCAAAGCcacgtgggtttttttttaaaggtgccTTAACTGCTCACCCAGCCCTTGGGGGGGagctgtgcgtgtgtgtgtgtacacgtgtgtacGCGCTGTGGTTTGTTCTTTTACGTTTCACacatactttgtgtgtgtgtgtgtgtgtgtgtgcgcgcgcgcgcgcacgtgTGCTTTTTTGGTACCATTCTTGTGGTTTGTTTCGTAGGGATCTGATCGCTTGGTTGTGTGgcatctttcattaattttttttcttgttttctcgtTCATAGCATTCGCCCTTGTCAGTAAGCCCTTCTGTGATGGGAATTGGTTTAAGCGATcagttttgaatttaaaaaacatttaagaaattttacatCTTGTGCTCTTTCCGCACTGGACCATAATTTGATCTCTAGAAATTTAATCTAGTTTGCCCTTTTCggaaatttctttattcttatgtAGATAATttgactttcagaaaaaaaatttctcaccTGGTAATTTTTCACTGCTTACTTGAAATGGCCGTTTCCCCATTTTCCCCCTACAAGCACCAACGAAGTTTAACAAAGTGTTACTTCTTAGGAAGGTATTGTTGGCCAAGCACATCCCGAGGTGTACATATTAGCATGAAAACTGTGTTCGTGGAGTATGATGTAGCATGCTCAGCCTCCAACTCCATTGCCTTTTTCTTAATACCCTAGAAGAAGCATAGTTCTCTAAATGTAAGTTAGTTTTTGGAAGAAAGTTATTTCCCACGTTTGAATTTGGGATATTCCAGTTAAACTTGTCTGAGTGCCAGTAGCCAGAAGAATGGAATCTTATATGGTAATTACATCCCAATTAAGCGAGTTAGCTTTCTTGATATTCAGCTGTTACAGACTTCTCAGTGTTAGGGCAGTTTCTCTTAAACATTTAGGATAAACGTTTGTTCTCACAGGACAAACTTTGCGGTACCGAATTAAAAGATCTTACATTTGCCTTGATACTTGCTTGCGACCAAGAGTCCCGTCTGAAATGCATAGGTCTCTCTTCtctaactatttttatttccctagcCATGTCAGTAGTTAAGTAGAGGGAAAACCAAGTTTGTGAAGAGAGTATTAGGGGTGGAAAGGTCATTCCATATATAAcacttaagcatttttaaaacattctactAGTAAATAATGagtataaagtagaaaataatggttattaaaaacattttgctaCTCCTCAAAGTAACCTGTTTTTAAACACAAGTACTGCTAAAATTTTAATAGAGttaccatttgtttaaaaaattagtattttactGTTGCAACATGCATACAGAacaatgcacaaatcttaagtgtacagcttaatgaatttttacatagTGAACACATACATGTAGCCAGAATCCAGATCAAAAAATTAACTTTGCCTGTAACTCAAAAGCCCACTGCATTCCTCCCCCTAATTAGTACTCCACCTTCCTATCTTTTAAGACCATAGAATAGttggttttgaactttatatggtgaattttagaatatatactcttttgtgcTGCTCCTTGCGTGCTTTGCACGTTTTACTACTCTTCAGAATACTcaaatgtttttctccatttgttttgcATTGTAATTCtaaaaattactaatattttcATATGATTGCTGCTAAAAAGTGGGCTCTGTTGCACTTTCTAAAGAAATTTGGTGCCACTGTTTTGAAAACATCTTATTACACATTTAAGTACAGATAAGCAAAGTACAAGTTTCAATTCACAATATATTTTCTGTAGTATTGCTATCAAAGTAAACTAAAAGAATAAGtgggtttttaaaacaaatgacagTTTCATTATCGGAATTATATAGTTTGATCAAGTATGGTTATtgagtatttttctgtttttctctaggAAACCGATACATATGGAATATATTTGTGCACatagttttttaatttcaaacaaatTGACACCAAAATGTTTTCCCCCAATAACTTATTCAAGAAGATTCTTAAATTCTACGTTCACATAACAGATATActggattcttattttatagatatttttgtaGATAAAAACCCCTTCCACTTGAAATGCTGTCACAAATACTTTGGAGGCTTAACTTGTACCTGCTATTCTTAGAGGTAATAATGCATCATCTTATTTAGTTCTTGAATCAAGTATCTGACAAAGGCAAAACTGTACAGTATTCATATTGACCCATTATTAAGAATTATTAGCCTATAAATAtgttgtgggttgttttttctttttttgccagaAACATTTAGAATAAGTCATGCTATTTTTCAGGATTGACTGTCAGGTTCATTTAAGTGGTTTTTGTGAAATATTCACTGGAACATAGCCTGGTCAGAATAGTTAAAAGCTCCAAGGAGATTCATTTTTTCTCATCAAGACCAAGAGTTTCAGGCTAAAACAGGTGACCAGAGGTAGTAGGTAGAAAACTTCTACCACTTCAGCGCTCCAATGATTGATATACAGTTGggatgttttttcctttatagagTGTTAAAAAGTCACttattcattatttgttttttttagcCCTCCCctcaataaaaaaggacaaagagtaTTCTTCACAGATAATTGAGGTTTGTAGACATgaatcagaaatttattttccgcATGTTTATAAGCGGCTTACATTTTCAGCTggtcaaatattttattcttgttaatgtatagagagaaaacagaggttGATATAGATATCTAGATACACTGGAAATAATTAGTGCTGTGTCCATAATGTATAGAATTCTTTCAAGAAGTTGTGTCTGtgtacctacacacacacaaataatgtATATTTAGTTGGGCAGAGCTTTTTCTTTCAGGTGTCCCATGTGGGGGAGCCACCAGACACTAGCAGAGCTTTATCAGTGTTTTCCTGGTTGCTGTCTCCTGATAAACTGTTATACTGTATTtagaagattttaaatatttatgagcaAACAGCACTCTGAGAAGTGGAAAAGTAACTATGGTGACTGAAGTAAAGCACGACGTTTTTATGAGAGAGTTTAATGTGATAGAAAGTACATtgaggctttgaagtcagacagacctaggGTTAAAAACTCGTTTCATTTCTTACTCTGTAACTTCAGCCAAGTTAGCTAACTATCTGATGCTTAATTTTCTTGTTAATATAAaattggagataataaaaatagataCTTCATAAACTTCTCCTATGAGAAACCTTTCCTGACCACCGGGGTTAAGATACCCTCTTCTGTGTGTCATGTTCTCACAAGTTCTTATACTTACCTATTTGCATGGCTGTGTGGCCACCAGACCACAAACTCTTTGATGGATGGGAACCAGCCTGAATTATTTCCATAAGCCTAGAGTGCAGAACGTTGACTTCAGCATTTTTTATGTCTCTGATGAACCCCCTTTCTTTTGCAAAACTTCTAGTATTAGTGCTTTCCTGACTTTTTTGTTTCATAATATATATTGACCTGTAACTCCCTCAGCTGCTGATCCAGTTGGCCACAGTTTTCATCCCCTTTTCCAATACATTCAACTAGTTCCTCATCCCACCTGGTTCTGCATGTAAGAATTGCATCTGCATTAGATAATTCTGTGAAGGCTTTCCAAATGCGAAGTGAGTAATGCAGATAATAGGCCCTTTGTAAATTTGTTGATTTGAGGAAGTGTTAAATTAGTATAAGTCTGCTAATTGTATGTTggtttatttttccagatgaacAGCAAAGATGTTCAGGATtgctttgaaagaataaattttgtgAACCAATAGAATTGTCAAGTACAGCTGGGCGCTTTCGTGTTTCCAAGGAGACAGCTcatctggttttcctcctgcATCCTCCTTCCCTGTCTACTCCACTGACTCCTCTTGCCCTGGTGGTTGTACTATTGTACGTGAACAGACTCTTAATTCAGCACCTATTGCCTTTTGTTATGCTTTTTGAtgtctctgccttctccattaGACTATGATGTCCCTGAGAGCAAGGACCACATTTCCTTATTCTTTGCATATTCTGCATCTGAGACACTACTTGAAATATGGTTGGCATCACTGAAGCTTCTTTGATTAAATTCGTATTTGTAATCACTACATGGCAAACATTCCCCTTCCAATCTGGTGCTAGTAGAGTATCTGTGCTGTCTAGGCACCCTTTGGTGTGGCTTTTCTTTATCAGGTGTTGCAGAAACTTTTCAAGGCAGTCGTAAGATGTTCAAGGACTAGAATTATTACTCATAATTTTATGTCATAATCACACAGTGGTTAGCACAGTTTTAAGATTACCCCATCACTTAGGTCACCATTTTGTAGAACCAGTCCTTTGTGCCACAACTTCAGTGTTTTTGTACTATTGCTAATTTgcttaaaattctattaaaaaatatcacttgatataaaactataaaaataaatacaatgaacaCAAGATAATATTGtgagtttttataaaaataaattttgatgtttttgcaATGCCATAACCACTTCTTACATGTAATCTTAATATCTCTTTGAAGAAAAGATTgtgtttcttattttacagattcaGTATGCTCTTATTAGTTGATGCCAGAGCCAGCAAAGACTGCAGTATAGACAGTTTCCAAAGTGAATTATGCTACTTACTTTGCCTAGGTTCCCTTTTGCAGCTCTTACTGATTCGTTGGCcagttttcatcttcttttccaatacACTCAGCTAGCTCCTCATCCCACCTGGTGCATGTAAGCATGCAGAGGACTGAGAGACAGCTAAATTATTGTCACTTGAAAAAGGCATTCAAAACAGAAAATCGAGAGGGGGAGGCGGTGACAGAAAATGAAGGATTTATAAAGAGAGGACTTAGGTCAGCTGCCTCCAGGagagctactttaaaaaaatgacaaagatgttTAGAGAAAACTTTATGGAGTTTTTCCATGGGGTTTGTGATGTCAGCACTCTTCCCCAGCTCCCTACAAAGGTCCCAAAGTGGCTTTAATATGGtagctttatttcttttgttttataaagcAAGTACATTGGAAAAAACTTGGGCTCCATTTTAGTGTTAACACCCTTCCTCATGGTATAGGGGAAATGTATTGATTCTTCCCCCAATCcttacagaatttgaaataaaaacacgTCTCCccaatttattgatctttttttagGTGTGATATGGTACTGTagttatgttttcttaaaaatccttatcttttagagaaatGTACTGTAAATTTTACGGATGAAATGATATGCTACCggtatttgcttcaaaataatctgaggGTGGGGTAGGTGAGTGTATAGatgaaacaaagatgaaaaattgataattgttgaagctgtgTGATGGATATCTGagagttcattatactattctctatacttttgtatatgtttgaaattttacataataaaaattgaaacaaaaattcttGAGTTTACttgtgccccacccccatccctaaGACTTAAGTCAGGAAGGCTGATCAGAAGATAAGTCTACAGCCTAGTCAGACAAATTCACTCCTCACCTCTAAAGACCTAGGTTTTGTTCCTGAGCTAAACATGTTGGCAGACTTGCTCTTCCCTTAGTGTAAATTCTTTCCTTAGACATCCCCCAGTTCCACATGCAAAAAGACTTTGAGCCCAATCAATATGCCAAACATGAccagaaaactttattttttatttttttattttatttttctttgaggaagattagccctgagctaactgctgccaatcctcctcttttcgctgaggaagactggccctgagctaacatccatgcccatcttcctctactttatatgtgggacgcctaccacagcatgccgtgccaggcagtgccatgtccacacccgggatccgaaccggcggaccccaggctgccgaagcggaacatgcgcagttaactgttgtgccactgggccagccccatgaccagaAAACTTTGAACCCCAGTGCTGAACATAAGCTTAGGTTCCAGATGAGACAACACTCCCCGTTCTgcaatttatcttaaaaaaaattgaatttttttctgattacaaaattaattaatcttaatttcaggaaatttctaaaaaatgaattaaaaaatcacaCATGATCCCCTTACCCAGAATAAccaagtttgaaaaaaaatacgtgtgtgtgtatgtgtgtgtgtgtatatatatatatatttatattccagccttttttcttttcaaatataaatatatgtaaccCAAACAAAGATGGCACAGGGAGCCCCTTCCACCAGAATATTTCCAAAGATCCATGACCCATTTTACTGTTAAGCACACACCACACGGGCACCTTGctgtttcttagaattttttagGCTAACGCTCAGGGCCATTATGGAATCTGTGCTACTTGTGTCCTGTACAAGCACAGCAGTCATAGCACACAACTTAGGTCTGAGATCCAGACCAAGCTTTACTCATCAAGTCCCGATACAGTGTGGAATAGGcctgtttgtgttttgttttggtttttgtttgctaATTTCCACACAAACTTTCTACTCACCAAGCACTGAggctggcgggggcggggcggggggggggtgggggcatcAATTCAGAGGGGGTACCCGTTTAATAGATCACACAATTTCTATATATTGGTTAAAAGTAGGCCTGCTACTACCTTGTTTTCCAGAAAtttccctctgtcttctctgGATTTTCAGCAAGCTACCATACCACTACCTCTCTGCAGCCTCTGACCCTCATGAATTTGTTGCTCTTCTGGGCACAGTGGTTTTCAACTGGTAAACAAGGACACCACCACTCTGGACTGGGGGAATGGAATCCTGTTCTCTTTCTACCTTTTTACCCCAGAATGTGCCCTCATCCTTCCCTAATTTCCTGCAGCACACCAGAGACTAGGCCATAActtttaatgagattttattgAAGATTACCAGATTATGTGAGGCAAATGTAACAAAAAGAACACAATTTACAACCACTGAAAAGGTCAGATCTTTTCTAGGTTCCATTGCTAGACTAGTTCCCTAACACAAGTTGACTCCAAATAGCCCGGAAGTCCCACCCTCTCATTCCCCATCACCACCAAAAACCTGAGAGCCGGCAGTTTCAAATCATGGCCAAAGTGATTTCTATACCCATGGAGAAGGGGAAAGCTTCTTCCGCGACTCAATATCCAAACAGTACTCAAAGTGTCTCAGATTTATATTCCCAGAAGCAAAGACGTGAACCTGAAATCAATGGAATGGATCAAAGGACTAGAATTGATAGGTTAGGGATAGAAATTCAGTTTTATATTACTCCATGCTCTAAATTATAAAACTCATGCTCTATATTAAGACAAAGAAGAACAGGCAGACAATATCTTATAGTGAACTTGGTGCTCCACTTCTTTCTGGGATGGTCCAAGAAGACTTAACACCATGCCCTGTGTAAACCTACACAGCAGTGTGAAGAAGCAAGCCAGGATCCCTGCAAGTTTAGACTTCTTTGGGGCCAGTGTTGAGGGTATAGAGGACTCAGAACAGGGTTAGTatcaattctctcttttccttttgtctacCCACTCAAACTTACACCTCATTTCTTGGGTGttaaaaagacataaacagaCTGCAAAAGCATTATTAGTAGATGGTACCAGCAGTGACATTTTGCTCTCTAGTGGACATTTTAGGAATTAGCCCAGTTTTGAACGTATTCTACTGAGAGCAAGGAAACCTTTCCCAGGACCACTCTGCTGCCCAAGAACTCTGCTATCCAAGTctatttataattatctttttctaATACTGAATTAAATCTTAATATGTTCTATATATGAAGAAAGATCCTCTATCATATTCCAATCAGTAAAATTTTGAGTTCTTTAAGCTGTGTTTTTTCATCTAGCTTTAACCTGGTAGATAAATAGAAAAGTGTTTGCATTTGTCTAGTACCTCCAGCCTTACAACTGAGCTTTTGCTGTGATAAAGCTATTCAGAACTTTAGGCCAAGAATTCTGTTCCCTCTAGGGATACATGGTTGAACAAATGAGACATGAcccctgtcttcatggagctctATGTGTATTGGGGAGACAgatactaaaacaaaaaattccaaaaccctaaagaatccaccaagaaataatcaacaaatatagtaaagttgcagggtacaaaatcaacatgcaaaaatcagttgcatttctatacactaacaacaaacaagcagaaagagaaatcaagaatacaatcccatttacaattgcaacaaaaagaatcaaatacctaggaataaatttaagcaaggaagtgaaagacctataccctgaaaactataagacagtaTTGAAAGAtatcgaagaagacataaagaaatggaaagagattccatgctcatgatttggaagaataaacataaataaaaggtCACTATttactaaagcaatctacagattcaataccatcccaatcagaatctcagtgacattcttcacagaaataggacaaagaatcctaaaatttacatggaacaacagaagaccccgaatagccaaaacaatcctgagaaaaaagaagaaagctggaggtagcACACTcactaatttcaaaatatgctgcaaagctatagta
This DNA window, taken from Equus przewalskii isolate Varuska chromosome X, EquPr2, whole genome shotgun sequence, encodes the following:
- the LOC139080856 gene encoding probable fibrosin-1, with the protein product MRRGRGRARYVSQSVPRAAEGPERRRPKGGGGAAAAAAAAAAAAAAAAGEPATLHTAHPRPPQQTLWLASAKQDYENSLFW
- the LOC103545898 gene encoding diphosphoinositol polyphosphate phosphohydrolase 3-beta, with the translated sequence MKCKPNQTRTYDPEGFKKRAACLCFRSEREDEVLLVSSSRYPDRWIVPGGGMEPEEEPGGAAVREVYEEAGVKGKLGRLLGIFEQNQDRKHRTYVYVLTVTEILEDWEDSVSIGRKREWFKIEDAIKVLQCHKPVHAEYLEKLKLGGSPTNGNSVAPSPPESDP